A window of Coregonus clupeaformis isolate EN_2021a chromosome 28, ASM2061545v1, whole genome shotgun sequence contains these coding sequences:
- the LOC121542826 gene encoding zinc finger protein 3 yields the protein MDSDILNIEEIVMGKGPPDPPAELTTEKPAEPYKPISSFKAPPPPTIQPYQHENLQCFQCFITFCNSKAKERHMKKSHREEYKQQLQQGDTLFTCYVCDRTFPSSEELTQHQGSHNKEDKPFKCPHCQESFRTFSELTTHRRQVCPERQFVCKDCSETFRSPALLRTHRLAQHPRPEAEVEEPDDPTKTHRCGKCNRGFETESELIMHQENHAGDQHCNGGASPAKKRGRPIKAEDAAVGEKKGKRRKKKEEGTEEAETGNNAEEAAAAPAETKGKAAAGGRRGRPKATAGEEAREDDSEVPAEEKKPKAAPAPPKQHPCPECELTFHALAQLRAHKKEKHTPRKAHPCEECEESFARAEQLEAHKNRAHTKGRYACPTCGKSFGRESNLKAHQQSSHPEEEEKEAAGRSKR from the exons ATGGACTCAGACATACTGAATATAGAGGAGATAGTGATGGGGAAGGGGCCACCGGATCCCCCTGCAGAACTGACCACTGAGAAACCAGCGGAACCCTACAAACCCATTTCCTCCTTCAAAGCACCGCCTCCACCCACCATTCAACCAT ACCAGCATGAGAACCTGCAGTGTTTCCAGTGCTTCATCACATTTTGTAACTCCAAAGCCAAGGAGAGGCACATGAAGAAGAGCCATCGCGAGGAGTACAAGCAGCAGCTCCAGCAG GGAGATACTCTGTTCACCTGTTATGTGTGTGACCGTACCTTTCCGTCCTCGGAGGAGCTGACCCAGCACCAGGGCTCACACAACAAGGAGGACAAGCCCTTCAAGTGTCCCCACTGCCAGGAGAGCTTCCGTACCTTCTCTGAG CTGACGACCCACAGGAGACAGGTCTGTCCAGAGAGGCAGTTTGTGTGTAAGGACTGCAGTGAGACCTTCCGCAGCCCTGCACTCCTTCGTACCCACCGCCTGGCCCAGCACCCCCGTCCAGAGGCAGAGGTGGAAGAGCCAGATGACCCTACCAAGACCCACCGCTGTGGGAAGTGCAACCGGGGCTTCGAAACGGAGTCTGAGCTAATAATGCACCAGGAGAACCACGCCGGTGACCAGCATTGCAACGGCGGCGCCTCGCCAGCCAAGAAGCGCGGACGGCCCATTAAAGCAGAGGACGCAGCGGTCGGAGAGAAGaaagggaagaggaggaagaagaaggaagaggggacagaggaggctGAGACTGGAAACAATGCAGAGGAGGCTGCAGCAGCTCCGGCTGAGACCAAGGGGAAAGCAGCAGCCGGCGGCAGACGGGGTCGTCCTAAAGCAACAGCAGGCGAGGAGGCCAGAGAAGACGACAGTGAAGTCCCAGCAGAGGAGAAGAAACCCAAGGCGGCTCCCGCTCCGCCCAAGCAGCACCCCTGCCCTGAGTGTGAGCTCACGTTCCATGCCCTGGCCCAGCTCCGCGCCCACAAGAAGGAAAAGCACACCCCACGTAAGGCCCACCCCtgcgaggagtgtgaggagagcTTTGCCCGTGCCGAGCAGCTAGAAGCCCACAAGAACCGGGCACACACCAAGGGGCGTTACGCCTGCCCTACCTGTGGCAAGAGCTTTGGCCGAGAGAGCAACCTGAAGGCCCACCAGCAGAGCAGCCAcccggaggaggaggagaaagaggcagCGGGCCGCAGCAAGAGATAA
- the LOC121542375 gene encoding uncharacterized protein LOC121542375 has translation MPPKNRGRPGFDLTGYPTAPQSSASPEEEALDLIPKKIYCHNCGWRYSLRNSSFCAQCPVVLRDPVLDLSLDMEPNLSQTTAEPTWDSPPQLPSPDAIDLGYSSFSFPPSLEASQSVFQTPEPDVVSPGPLLCRFCQETFALPILLHHHVKERHRHPCNMCCRIFKNGILLIKHQVNMHSLALPCHPRPALSKCGPGRPKGVAHMLLKPYTRPKPTHVCQACSREFWSPGVLHKHKCNPRLVQCITCGDYFGSHHLFCKHKSQNLCSNAWRAIGKAMAQAAYAAAQAAQGKLNKPTEGEFRCHLPDLGDELHHFSSSQ, from the exons ATGCCACCAAAAAACAGAGGGAGACCTGGGTTTGATCTTACAG GATATCCCACTGCTCCACAATCCTCTGCATCTCCTGAGGAGGAGGCATTAGACCTGATTCCAAAGAAGATCTACTGCCATAACTGTGGCTGGAGATATTCCCTTAGAAATTCATCCTTCTGTGCTCAGTGCCCTGTGGTCCTTAGGGATCCTGTTCTGGACCTGTCCCTTGACATGGAACCAAACCTGAGCCAGACGACTGCTGAGCCCACCTGGGATAGTCCACCTCAGCTCCCCTCTCCTGACGCTATAGATCTGGGCTACTCCTCGTTCTCCTTTCCACCATCCCTGGAGGCAAGCCAGAGTGTCTTCCAGACCCCTGAGCCTGATGTGGTGTCCCCGGGTCCCTTGCTGTGCCGGTTCTGCCAAGAAACGTTTGCTCTGCCTATTCTGCTGCACCATCATGTCAAGGAAAGGCATCGTCATCCATGCAACATGTGTTGCCGCATATTCAAGAATGGCATTCTCCTCATCAAACACCAGGTCAACATGCACAGCTTAGCTCTGCCTTGCCATCCTCGACCTGCCCTCTCCAAATGTGGCCCAGGCCGGCCTAAAGGTGTTGCTCACATGCTGCTGAAACCCTACACCCGCCCCAAACCTACTCATGTCTGCCAGGCCTGCTCTCGCGAGTTCTGGTCACCTGGCGTGCTCCACAAACACAAGTGCAACCCTCGGCTGGTCCAGTGTATCACCTGTGGGGACTATTTCGGCAGCCATCATCTGTTCTGCAAGCACAAGAGCCagaacctctgcagcaatgcctGGAGGGCCATAGGGAAGGCAATGGCTCAGGCAGCATATGCAGCAGCTCAGGCAGCACAGGGAAAACTCAACAAACCCACAGAGGGAGAGTTCAGGTGccaccttccagaccttggagATGAACTCCACCACTTCTCATCATCACAATGA
- the LOC121542828 gene encoding zinc finger protein 497, whose product MDKDKFAVSHDPCSWLEMHQFIGDLMVSGGSLGLKDAPGSAQPRQTQGESIREARGGDISGQKGQHHTCTCPGCPYSSSSLSSSFQTIKPRGTVSSQPEPSSTYSPELSQPQSQDKETSTQSPNPAPITLTNQGTSSPSPLPQISTFSCFCCHRGFQTCTQLLHHQQGAADSPFSQTHTHYHHHCPLTTCLPHYHSHHGLSPGTFPCLSCQHSFPSCSQLFRHQQGHTHPQNHVGGVTTVSPTLHPCMHCSASFPRPSQLLQHQRTQHAHKAGGFLCTECGRAFNSHSNLRIHLNVHTGARPYSCPDCGKSFSQSGALKIHRRLHTGERPYACAYCGRGFPHLAGVRAHQRTHTGEKPYRCTQCGKCFTQSGALKIHTRIHTGERPFVCSLCGKGFSNRSGIRFHQRTVHGMVSDMGGDGGAGGSHSGRQSLSSSAALGRPSANPTRIRNNPHTDVSSSITPAPTKILPPGSLLGPPGSGLTVTSDKEPQFQSSSVKIPSRRAEPGSSRAGRALLYTCEDCGLRFGDAPSRNRHQTLVHYSTEGVEEEGLGDTEGEG is encoded by the exons ATGGACAAAGACAAGTTCGCTGTGAGC CATGATCCATGCTCCTGGTTAGAGATGCACCAGTTCATTGGAGACCTGATGGTCTCTGGGGGGTCTCTGGGGCTAAAAGACGCCCCAGGTTCAGCCCAGCCCAGACAGACCCAGGGAGAGAGCATTAGAGAGGCCAGAGGCGGAGACATCAGTGGACAAAAAG GCCAGCACCATACCTGCACTTGCCCTGGCTGCCCCTATTCCTCCTCATCCTTATCTTCCTCCTTCCAGACCATAAAGCCCAGAGGCACTGTGTCCTCACAGCCCGAGCCCAGCAGCACCTACAGCCCAGAGCTCAGTCAGCCCCAGAGTCAGGACAAGGAGACCAGCACCCAGAGCCCCAATCCAGCCCCTATCACTCTCACTAACCAGGGTACTTCTTCACCAAGCCCCCTGCCCCAAATCTCCACCTTCTCTTGTTTCTGCTGCCACCGGGGCTTCCAGACCTGCACCCAGCTACTGCACCACCAACAGGGGGCAGCAGACTCTCCCTTCTCCCAGACACAcacccactaccaccaccactgccCCCTCACCACCTGCCTGCCCCACTACCACTCCCACCATGGCCTGTCCCCTGGCACCTTCCCCTGCCTGTCCTGCCAGCATTCCTTCCCCTCCTGCTCCCAGCTCTTCCGCCACCAGCAGGGCCACACACACCCTCAGAACCATGTTGGAGGGGTGACCACCGTGTCCCCCACCCTACACCCCTGCATGCACTGTTCAGCCTCCTTCCCCCGACCCTCTCAGCTGCTACAGCACCAGCGCACCCAGCACGCTCACAAGGCCGGCGGCTTCCTGTGCACCGAGTGCGGGCGCGCCTTCAACTCCCACTCCAACCTCCGCATCCACCTCAACGTACACACCGGTGCCCGGCCCTACTCATGCCCTGACTGCGGCAAGAGCTTCAGCCAGTCAGGAGCGTTGAAGATCCACCGGCGCCTCCACACTGGGGAGAGACCCTACGCCTGCGCCTACTGTGGGAGAGGCTTCCCCCACCTGGCCGGGGTCCGGGCCCATCAAAGGacccacacaggggagaagccctaCCGCTGCACCCAGTGTGGGAAGTGCTTCACCCAGTCGGGGGCGCTGAAGATCCACACAAGGATCCACACCGGGGAACGGCCGTTTGTGTGCAGCCTCTGTGGGAAGGGCTTCTCCAACCGCTCTGGCATCCGCTTCCACCAGCGCACCGTCCATGGGATGGTGTCGGATATGGGCGGGGATGGAGGAGCCGGTGGGTCCCATAGCGGGAGACAGAGTCTAAGCAGCTCAGCTGCTTTGGGACGCCCCAGTGCCAATCCAACCAGGATACGCAATAACCCCCATACTGACGTGAGCTCCAGCATTACTCCTGCCCCCACCAAAATCCTTCCCCCTGGGTCTCTCCTTGGTCCTCCAGGGTCAGGTCTGACTGTAACCTCAGACAAAGAGCCCCAGTTCCAGTCTAGCAGTGTAAAGATCCCCTCCAGGAGAGCAGAACCAGGCAGTAGCAGGGCAGGGAGGGCTCTGCTGTACACCTGTGAGGACTGTGGGCTGCGTTTTGGGGACGCTCCCTCCAGAAACAGACATCAAACTCTGGTGCACTACTCTACAgaaggggtagaggaggagggccTGGGGGACACtgagggggaggggtga
- the LOC121542827 gene encoding uncharacterized protein LOC121542827, whose protein sequence is MSDFTIDIQLTELGFPDILQPRETTCVKETPLPSSSNNISPGPLANLQTPSSSPPLPAALTPTAVDPEPVGVDQLVSVASQTASTVQQVASQTGPHITVTPSPSGPPETLTILCPPPPSTNKPVAVAHTSRPVTPILPKSLVSGQSNSLHQTPKITKTVLISVSRVGAGTVLTAVPAPSTSPVEHLRTIKNDSKLPLADQTAMFQTTPKPVNTGKLVRAVAEEEEPGEKIGEGIRGRNGGKGVCDDDGKEQGPKKKEAGVAKSLEEDSEETDDSEVSENEDEEEEEEEEEELDPEAEPGGSGEHNCSVCDLVLSSSFQLQEHMNLHTGARPYCCAECGKRFCQLANYRSHLRTHAQPQTSGPLVQLRCRVCLKGFDSEQGLKDHLAKSHFEKEFYECDACKRVFTCLTKCEEHLEEHKRELAGHVCLQCCRRFRLRRSLRRHKERGCVRSYRCTDCPLSFTRKNALLKHSFSHLGLLPYTCIQCRRHFRLAKLYRKHECEPERLHCVACLGVFQSQNDFQRHKRETGCWGQQGTKGDEIRCMECGQSFSTADELKKHAGAHQRVMTCSECGKGFRSALMLMSHMGGHAGSRPCLCKNCGLGFPHQQGYESHLKDCGRKPPPVMAPKKPRKDAPAAPSKPLPQLAPRDLPLPAPVKKPERQASAPLPTLMRMPGSAPARVTMGVPVKVSNTTTVRVVSPDQPTKGLWKLSLDKQPPPGVSLVMFVPANTPLASGLSGPSSTPQLPPLSGTQPQWKVLNPAPNPGAPPPVLGQSSFTSEPGLSLIAGANRRYSSDAPLDLALKTADYKQEPANILPLDLSNKSTCSTPPANLVVKTEPRDPEFAEETEEEEFTSLRGDKKGLVFQSKREPGEDYKMEAMVQKGENREGSGDEDWQNDCRDDGTAPSQMKKAPKPGVPSTLRLLTVKQTEPLKNTAEVDPLNQLKIESVSSLHSKMPRGLVQIKQEPLCLEADSGTQSSDFCSSSSLTALKRKTEPDVGLDLRWDGGTPGCVLDLRLNGGNLATRDAAEKAEERNVEVGHVEEELEGGEKDGAAEERKADKDGLEERKEKDGSEEKNGTEERKEKGGTEESDAPVDEPTAHSPEKQLPSSPIPSPPSSPPCKRRRSLRAREKPRALHDCLL, encoded by the exons ATGTCAGACTTCACCATCGATATCCAGCTGACAGAACTAGGGTTCCCTGACATCTTGCAGCCCAGAGAAACCACCTGTGTGAAGGAGACACCATTGCCTTCGTCCTCTAACAATATCTCCCCTGGACCCCTGGCCAACCTCCAAACCCCCAGTTCCTCGCCTCCTCTTCCTGCTGCACTCACCCCCACAGCTGTGGACCCAGAACCGGTCGGTGTTGATCAGCTGGTTTCTGTAGCCTCACAGACTGCTTCTACAGTACAGCAGGTTGCCTCACAGACTGGCCCTCACATTACAGTAACCCCAAGTCCCTCTGGGCCCCCTGAGACACTGACAATACTCTGCCCACCCCCTCCTTCTACAAACAAACCGGTGGCAGTGGCACACACTTCACGGCCTGTTACTCCCATACTACCCAAGAGTTTAGTAAGTGGTCAAAGCAATAGCCTTCACCAAACCCCCAAAATAACTAAAACTGTCCTGATATCTGTGTCTCGTGTTGGAGCTGGGACTGTGTTGACTGCTGTACCAGctccttccacttcccctgttgAACACTTAAGAACAATTAAGAATGATTCCAAGCTGCCACTGGCAGACCAGACTGCTATGTTTCAGACTACTCCAAAACCTGTAAACACAGGGAAGCTAGTAAGGGCGGTCGCTGAGGAAGAAGAACCAGGAGAAAAAATTGGAGAGGGAATAagagggagaaatggagggaAAGGTGTTTGCGATGATGATGGGAAAGAGCAAGGACCAAAAAAGAAAGAAGCAGGAGTTGCAAAGAGTTTAGAGGAGGATTCTGAGGAAACTGATGACAGTGAGGTTTCTGAgaatgaggatgaggaggaagaggaagaggaggaggaggaactggACCCAG AAGCAGAGCCTGGAGGTTCAGGCGAACACAACTGTAGCGTCTGTGACCTCGTCCTCTCCTCCAGCTTCCAGCTCCAGGAGCACATGAACCTGCACACAGGGGCACGCCCCTACTGCTGCGCCGAGTGTGGCAAGCGCTTCTGTCAGCTGGCCAACTACCGCTCCCACCTGCGGACCCACGCCCAGCCCCAGACCTCAGGCCCACTTGTACAACTCCGCTGCCGCGTTTGCCTGAAGGGCTTTGATTCTGAGCAGGGTTTAAAGGACCACCTAGCCAAGTCCCACTTTGAGAAGGAGTTCTATGAGTGTGACGCATGCAAGCGTGTCTTCACCTGCCTGACCAAGTGTGAGGAGCACCTAGAGGAGCACAAGCGCGAGCTGGCTGGCCACGTGTGTCTGCAGTGCTGCCGCCGCTTCCGCCTGCGCCGCTCTCTCCGCCGCCACAAGGAGCGGGGGTGTGTCCGCAGCTATCGCTGCACTGACTGCCCCCTGAGCTTCACCCGCAAGAATGCCCTCCTCAAGCACAGCTTCTCCCACCTTGGCCTGCTGCCTTACACCTGCATCCAGTGCCGCCGCCATTTCCGCCTGGCCAAACTCTACCGTAAGCACGAGTGTGAGCCGGAGCGGCTCCACTGCGTGGCCTGCCTGGGCGTCTTCCAGAGCCAAAACGACTTCCAGAGGCACAAGAGGGAGACAGGCTGCTGGGGCCAGCAGGGGACCAAGGGGGATGAGATCCGCTGTATGGAGTGTGGCCAGTCCTTCTCCACGGCTGACGAGCTGAAGAAGCACGCCGGGGCTCACCAGAGGGTGATGACTTGCTCCGAGTGCGGCAAGGGCTTCCGCTCGGCCTTGATGCTGATGTCACACATGGGGGGCCACGCAGGGTCGAGGCCCTGTCTGTGTAAGAACTGCGGCCTGGGCTTCCCTCACCAGCAGGGTTACGAGAGCCACCTCAAGGACTGTGGACGCAAACCCCCTCCTGTG ATGGCTCCGAAGAAACCACGGAAGGACGCCCCTGCTGCTCCTTCCAAACCCCTACCCCAGCTCGCTCCAAGggatctccctctccctgctcctgtGAAGAAACCAGAGAGACAAGCGTCAGCACCACTTCCTACTCTGATGAGAATGCCAGGCTCTGCCCCTGCCAGAGTCACTATGGGAGTCCCTGTTAAAGTCTCTAACACCACTACTGTCCGCGTGGTGAGCCCTGACCAACCCACCAAGGGGCTGTGGAAGCTCAGCCTGGACAAACAGCCACCTCCTGGGGTGTCCTTGGTCATGTTTGTCCCTGCAAACACCCCTCTGGCCTCTGGCCTCTCTGGCCCATCCTCTACCCCCCAGCTTCCACCCCTCTCAGGCACCCAGCCCCAGTGGAAGGTACTCAACCCAGCACCAAATCCAGGAGCCCCTCCTCCGGTGCTGGGCCAGTCCAGCTTCACCTCTGAGCCGGGTCTGAGCCTCATAGCAGGGGCAAACCGGCGCTACTCCTCTGATGCCCCACTGGATCTGGCCTTAAAGACAGCTGACTACAAACAGGAGCCTGCTAATATACTACCTCTTGATCTGTCTAACAAGTCGACTTGCTCCACTCCTCCTGCTAACCTTGTAGTCAAGACTGAACCGAGAGACCCTGAGTTTGCAGAGGAGACTGAGGAAGAAGAATTCACGAGTTTAAGAGGTGATAAGAAGGGGCTAGTCTTTCAGAGTAAGAGGGAGCCAGGGGAGGATTATAAAATGGAGGCTATGGTTCAGAAGGGGGAAAACAGAGAAGGGAGTGGAGATGAAGACTGGCAGAATGACTGCAGAGATGATGGAACAGCTCCGTCTCAAATGAAGAAGGCACCAAAGCCGGGAGTCCCGTCAACACTGCGGCTCTTAACTGTCAAGCAAACAGAACCTTTGAAGAACACTGCCGAAGTGGATCCACTGAATCAGCTGAAAATCGAGTCAGTCAGCTCTTTGCACTCCAAAATGCCTCGGGGCTTAGTCCAGATAAAGCAGGAACCACTGTGTCTAGAGGCTGACAGTGGAACACAGAGCTCAGATTTCTGTTCGTCCAGCAGTCTGACAGCATTGAAGAGGAAGACGGAGCCAGACGTGGGGCTGGACTTGAGATGGGATGGGGGCACCCCAGGCTGTGTGCTCGACTTGAGGTTGAATGGAGGGAACCTAGCCACTCGTGATGCAGCtgagaaagcagaggagaggaatgtGGAAGTAGGCCATGTAGAGGAGGAGCTTGAGGGTGGTGAGAAGGATGGagcagcagaggagaggaaagcgGATAAGGATGgattggaggagaggaaagagaaggatGGATCGGAGGAGAAAAATGGAactgaggagaggaaagagaagggtGGAACGGAGGAGTCTGATGCCCCTGTTGATGAACCCACAGCCCATAGCCCAGAAAAAcagctcccctcctctcccatcccttctcctccctcctcaccacCATGTAAAAGACGAAGGTCACTAAGGGCAAGGGAAAAGCCTAGAGCCCTGCATGACTGTTTATTATAA